A window from Chaetodon trifascialis isolate fChaTrf1 chromosome 5, fChaTrf1.hap1, whole genome shotgun sequence encodes these proteins:
- the cd40lg gene encoding CD40 ligand, with protein MINTYQTSLAPPPVPPRLSRSHPVLIPTQLPSSGHSKSLIRFLVGVSLLHLFLSVGGFIYLYHNGKMEKLRSTEGNAAYLSSEKQEVSYKTLARMVVERQTPASTSGYLKWDIKHSLRRGINYYHNSWLTILQPGDYYVYSRVTFSKGDSRRPLATRVRLRKNDTAEEKTMMQAFCSLDSHDGSALIPRLCTATQGEVITLEKGNQLSVWVQDLSLVNYEEGATTFGMYKL; from the exons ATGATCAACACTTACCAGACCAGCCTGGCTCCTCCGCCCGTGCCTCCGCGCCTCAGCAGGTCCCACCCGGTCCTCATCCCAACTCAGCTTCCATCATCAGGCCACAGCAAGTCTCTCATCCGCTTTTTGGTTGGAGTATCTTTGCTGCATTTATTCCTGTCGGTTGGGGGATTCATCTATCTGTACCACAATGgcaaaatg GAAAAACTTCGTTCAACTGAGGGAAACG CAGCTTATCTGTCATCGGAAAAGCAGGAAGTCTCCTATAAAACATTGGCTCGCATGGTAGTCGAGCGGCAAACACCCGCCTCTACAT cGGGTTATCTCAAGTGGGACATAAAGCACTCACTTCGCAGGGGCATCAACTACTACCACAACAGCTGGCTGACTATCCTGCAGCCCGGTGACTACTACGTCTACTCCAGGGTGACCTTCTCCAAGGGCGACTCTCGGCGCCCGCTGGCCACCAGGGTCAGGCTGAGGAAGAacgacacagcagaggagaagacgATGATGCAGGCCTTCTGCAGCCTGGACAGCCACGATGGGTCTGCGCTGATCCCTCGCCTGTGCACAGCCACGCAGGGAGAGGTGATCACACTGGAGAAAGGAAACCAGCTCAGTGTCTGGGTGCAAGACCTCTCACTGGTGAACTACGAGGAAGGAGCCACGACCTTTGGGATGTACAAACTGTAG